A window of Globicephala melas chromosome 2, mGloMel1.2, whole genome shotgun sequence genomic DNA:
CTGAACCATTATTTGATGTATGTAAGAAGAGTTCTGTGTCCAAATTATCTACTCCAAAAGAACGTGTCTCACGACGCTTTGGACGGAGTTTTACCTGTGATAGTTGTGGATTTGGCTTTAGCTGTGAGAAGTTACTAGATGAGCATGTGCTAACCTGTACTAACAGACATTCATACCAAAATACAAGATCCTATCACAGAATAGTGGATATTAGAGATGGAAAAGACAGTAATATCAAAGCTGAATTTGTTGAAAAGGATTCTTCTAAAACATTTTCTGCACAGACGGACAAATACAGAGGAGACACAAGCCAGGCTGCTGATGACTCAACTTCAACCACTGGAAGCAGAAAAAGTAGCACAGTGGAGTCTGAACTAGCCAGtgaagaaaaaagcagagctgctgAGAGGAAAAGAATCATTATCAAGATGGAACCAGAGGATATCCCTACAGATGAACTGAAAGACTTTAACATTATTAAAGTGACTGATAAAGACTGTAATGAGTCCACTGACAATGATGAATTAGAAGATGAACCTGAAGAGCCATTTTATAGATACTATGTTGAAGAAGATGTCAGTATTAAAAAAAGTGGGAGGAAAGCTCTGAAACCTCGGATGTCaataaacactgatgaaagaggtGGTTTAGAAAATATGAGGCCCCCTAACAACAGCAGTCCAGTACAAGAGGATACTGAAAACGCATCCTGTGAGTTGTGTGGGCTCACAATAACTGAGGAGGACCTGTCATCTCATTACTTAGCCAAACACATCGAAAATATCTGTGCATGTGGCAAATGTGGACAAATACTTGTGAAGGGTAGACAGCTTCAGGAACATGCCCAGAGATGTGGAGAGCCCCAAGACCTGACAATGAACGGGTTAGGAAGTACTGAGGAGAAGATGGACATGGAAGAGAATCCTGACGAacagtctgaaatcagggatATGTTTGTTGAAATGTTGGATGATTTTAGGGACAATCATTTCCAGATAAACAATATCCAAAAAAAGCAGTTATTTAAACATTCTGCCTGTCCTTTTCGATGTCCTAATTGTGGCCAGCGTTTTGAAACTGAAAATCTAGTGGTTGAACATATGTCTAGCTGCCTAGACCAAGACATGTTCAAGAGTGCCATCATGGAAGAGAATGAAAGGGATCACAGACGAAAGCATTTTTGTAATCTGTGTGGGAAAGGATTTTATCAGCGGTGTCACTTAAGAGAACACTATACTGTTCACACCAAGGAAAAGCAGTTTGTTTGTCAGACATGTGGAAAGCAGTTTTTAAGGGAACGTCAGTTGCGACTCCACAATGATATGCACAAAGGCATGGCCAGGTATGTCTGTTCCATTTGTGATCAAGGCAACTTCAGAAAACATGACCATGTACGGCATATGATTTCTCATTTATCTGCTGGTGAGACTATATGCCAGGTCTGCTTTCAGATATTCCCAAATAATGAACAGTTGGAACAGCACATGGATGTTCA
This region includes:
- the ZBTB1 gene encoding zinc finger and BTB domain-containing protein 1 isoform X2, producing MAKPSHSSYVLQQLNNQREWGFLCDCCIAIDDIYFQAHKAVLAACSSYFRMFFMNHQHSTAQLNLSNMKISAECFDLILQFMYLGKIMTAPSSFEQFKVAMNYLQLYNVPDCLEDIQDADCSSSKCSSSASSNQNSKMIFGVRMYEDTVARNGSEANRWCAEPSSTVNTPHNREPDEESLQLGNFPEPLFDVCKKSSVSKLSTPKERVSRRFGRSFTCDSCGFGFSCEKLLDEHVLTCTNRHSYQNTRSYHRIVDIRDGKDSNIKAEFVEKDSSKTFSAQTDKYRGDTSQAADDSTSTTGSRKSSTVESELASEEKSRAAERKRIIIKMEPEDIPTDELKDFNIIKVTDKDCNESTDNDELEDEPEEPFYRYYVEEDVSIKKSGRKALKPRMSINTDERGGLENMRPPNNSSPVQEDTENASCELCGLTITEEDLSSHYLAKHIENICACGKCGQILVKGRQLQEHAQRCGEPQDLTMNGLGSTEEKMDMEENPDEQSEIRDMFVEMLDDFRDNHFQINNIQKKQLFKHSACPFRCPNCGQRFETENLVVEHMSSCLDQDMFKSAIMEENERDHRRKHFCNLCGKGFYQRCHLREHYTVHTKEKQFVCQTCGKQFLRERQLRLHNDMHKGMASGQIGPSKPLEK
- the ZBTB1 gene encoding zinc finger and BTB domain-containing protein 1 isoform X1 gives rise to the protein MAKPSHSSYVLQQLNNQREWGFLCDCCIAIDDIYFQAHKAVLAACSSYFRMFFMNHQHSTAQLNLSNMKISAECFDLILQFMYLGKIMTAPSSFEQFKVAMNYLQLYNVPDCLEDIQDADCSSSKCSSSASSNQNSKMIFGVRMYEDTVARNGSEANRWCAEPSSTVNTPHNREPDEESLQLGNFPEPLFDVCKKSSVSKLSTPKERVSRRFGRSFTCDSCGFGFSCEKLLDEHVLTCTNRHSYQNTRSYHRIVDIRDGKDSNIKAEFVEKDSSKTFSAQTDKYRGDTSQAADDSTSTTGSRKSSTVESELASEEKSRAAERKRIIIKMEPEDIPTDELKDFNIIKVTDKDCNESTDNDELEDEPEEPFYRYYVEEDVSIKKSGRKALKPRMSINTDERGGLENMRPPNNSSPVQEDTENASCELCGLTITEEDLSSHYLAKHIENICACGKCGQILVKGRQLQEHAQRCGEPQDLTMNGLGSTEEKMDMEENPDEQSEIRDMFVEMLDDFRDNHFQINNIQKKQLFKHSACPFRCPNCGQRFETENLVVEHMSSCLDQDMFKSAIMEENERDHRRKHFCNLCGKGFYQRCHLREHYTVHTKEKQFVCQTCGKQFLRERQLRLHNDMHKGMARYVCSICDQGNFRKHDHVRHMISHLSAGETICQVCFQIFPNNEQLEQHMDVHLYTCGICGAKFNLRKDMRSHYNAKHLKRT